In Arachis hypogaea cultivar Tifrunner chromosome 17, arahy.Tifrunner.gnm2.J5K5, whole genome shotgun sequence, a single window of DNA contains:
- the LOC112765874 gene encoding glutathione S-transferase TCHQD, translating into MQLYHHPFDLDSLKVRLALEEKGVDYTSHHANPITGKNLDSSFFKMNPSGRLPVFQNGSHIIYKTIDIIQYIERIAVVSAGSENISTSGREVIEWMQKIQEWDPKFFSLSHIPDKYRIYVSKFIRRVVIARMSESPELAGAYHRKLREAYQTEEKMKDPDVARRSEEHLVRLLDEVERQLGETPYLAGQDFTMADVVLIPVLARLVLLDLEKVYITNRPNIAEYWVLVQQRPSYKKVIGKHFDGWRKHKTLIKTWCFVHIRSLLKRY; encoded by the exons ATGCAGTTATATCATCATCCATTTGATTTAGATAGTCTGAAGGTTAGACTTGCATTGGAAGAGAAAGGCGTCGATTATACGTCTCACCATGCCAATCCAATAACTGGCAAGAACTTGGATTCCTCATTCTTCAAGATGAATCCGAGCGGAAGACTACCTGTTTTCCAAAATGGATCTCACATCATATACAAGACTATAGATATAATACA GTACATAGAGAGAATTGCTGTGGTCTCGGCAGGGTCTGAGAATATCAGTACCAGTGGCAGGGAAGTGATTGAATGGATGCAGAAGATACAAGAGTGGGATCCTAAGTTCTTTTCACTTTCTCATATACCAGATAAATACCGCATTTACGTCTCCAAATTCATAAGGCGTGTTGTGATTGCCCGTATGTCCGAATCCCCTGAATTAGCAGGCGCTTACCATCGGAAGTTAAGAGAAGCCTATCAAActgaagaaaaaatgaaagacCCAGATGTTGCAAGGAGGAGCGAGGAGCACTTGGTTAGACTGCTTGACGAAGTAGAGCGGCAGCTAGGCGAAACACCATACTTAGCTGGTCAAGACTTCACCATGGCCGATGTGGTGCTTATCCCGGTGCTGGCTCGCTTAGTGCTCTTGGATTTAGAGAAAGTGTACATAACCAATAGGCCAAACATCGCCGAATACTGGGTTTTGGTTCAACAGAGGCCTAGTTATAAAAAGGTGATTGGTAAGCATTTTGATGGTTGGAGAAAACACAAAACATTAATAAAAACATGGTGCTTTGTTCATATTAGAAGTTTGCTGAAGAGATACTAG
- the LOC112763881 gene encoding uncharacterized protein: MNISLVPGQLQDLWDLWGLEVLMLLSFTMQVILTVFGSRRKDVPGMWIRFTVWFTYLLSASLTKIIIGKLTVIPGSDPDERNIRRELKAMFAPLLLVQIGNPDAITAYSIEDNRLGLRQLLALVLQVAVVIWIVVKSWTQSKLSYLYLPLFVSGLIKYGEVVWALKSAFSKRSGIITIQEIDQEASMPALFRFLPDDIPNIELILKAYYRFISLKPHRENWLYQPLYESLPRMSVDEYAPEDIFKITDSELGFMYDVLYTKAPIIYTKGGCIFRIVSFFGLVSTFTGFSIIFREAFPHHWKACFIEGMLAGAVLMEIYQIAQLPFTDWAIIQIIKHQSYPFMIPCLRILGPQASNRKRWSNTLAQFNLLSFCLHDKPLKCSKILKFRGIGLGMKKNKSRTRIPFPQELKVLMVEEMRGIDRERGLKPFNQRGEWSLGRYGCLNEFKWSVKRDFDKSITIWHIATDICYYSDSHNNVANPKAQMAKLLSNYMMYLLALRPHMLSMTTAKIIFQHAFDKLKALLEQKEESIKDEKELCKILRMEWLPQYSISERKSETVVTSKWHMLRDAQRLASNLMLKENKWQIICSVWVEMLCYAAANCSIDYHSEQIRRGGGLITHIWVMLAHKTDKYHISD; encoded by the coding sequence ATGAACATATCTTTAGTTCCAGGGCAACTGCAAGACCTATGGGATCTTTGGGGCCTTGAAGTTCTTATGCTATTGAGCTTCACTATGCAAGTCATCCTCACAGTCTTTGGTAGCCGCCGCAAGGACGTACCCGGCATGTGGATAAGGTTCACTGTTTGGTTTACCTATTTGCTGTCTGCTTCTTTGACAAAAATCATCATTGGCAAGCTGACAGTGATACCAGGAAGTGATCCGGATGAACGCAATATTCGCCGGGAACTAAAGGCTATGTTTGCACCATTACTTTTGGTGCAAATTGGAAACCCTGATGCCATAACTGCTTACTCAATTGAAGATAACAGATTGGGATTAAGGCAACTGCTTGCTCTTGTTCTCCAAGTAGCTGTGGTGATTTGGATTGTTGTCAAGAGCTGGACGCAATCAAAGCTCTCTTATCTTTACCTCCCATTATTCGTATCTGGACTAATCAAGTATGGAGAAGTTGTCTGGGCTCTTAAGTCGGCTTTTAGTAAACGATCCGGCATAATCACCATCCAAGAAATTGACCAAGAAGCAAGCATGCCTGCTTTGTTCAGATTCCTTCCTGATGATATTCCAAACATAGAATTGATCTTAAAGGCATATTATCGCTTTATCTCGTTGAAGCCTCACCGTGAGAACTGGCTCTATCAGCCCTTATATGAATCTCTTCCGCGGATGTCTGTTGATGAATATGCACCAGAGGACATCTTCAAGATCACGGATTCAGAACTTGGCTTCATGTATGATGTCTTGTACACCAAGGCACCAATAATCTACACCAAAGGAGGTTGCATTTTTCGAATTGTAAGTTTCTTTGGTTTAGTTTCAACTTTTACCGGATTTTCAATCATATTCAGGGAAGCTTTTCCACATCATTGGAAAGCATGTTTTATAGAAGGGATGCTAGCAGGAGCTGTCCTTATGGAGATTTACCAGATCGCGCAACTACCCTTCACAGATTGGGCGATCATCCAAATAATCAAGCACCAAAGCTATCCATTCATGATACCTTGCTTGAGAATTCTCGGTCCTCAAGCAAGCAATAGGAAAAGGTGGTCAAATACATTGGCACAATTCAACTTGCTGAGCTTTTGCCTCCATGATAAGCCATTAAAGTGCAGCAAAATTCTCAAATTCCGAGGCATTGGCTTGggaatgaagaagaacaagagtagGACGCGCATACCGTTCCCTCAAGAACTCAAAGTTTTGATGGTTGAAGAAATGAGAGGTATTGACAGAGAAAGAGGACTTAAGCCTTTCAATCAAAGAGGTGAATGGTCACTTGGAAGGTATGGTTGTCTCAATGAATTCAAATGGAGTGTGAAAAGAGATTTTGACAAAAGCATTACCATATGGCACATTGCCACAGATATATGCTACTATTCAGATTCTCACAACAATGTTGCAAATCCAAAAGCTCAAATGGCGAAATTGTTGTCGAATTATATGATGTACCTTCTCGCGCTGCGACCTCATATGCTGTCCATGACTACGGCCAAGATCATATTCCAGcacgccttcgacaaactcaagGCCTTGTTGGAACAGAAAGAAGAATCCATCAAAGATGAAAAAGAACTATGCAAGATTTTGAGAATGGAATGGCTTCCTCAATATTCAATTTCTGAGAGGAAGTCAGAAACTGTTGTTACATCAAAATGGCATATGTTAAGGGATGCTCAGAGACTGGCCAGTAACTTGATGCTCAAGGAAAATAAATGGCAGATTATATGCAGTGTTTGGGTTGAGATGTTGTGTTATGCTGCTGCTAACTGTAGTATAGACTATCATTCAGAGCAAATAAGAAGAGGTGGTGGTTTGATTACTCATATTTGGGTTATGTTAGCACATAAGACTGATAAATACCATATTAGTGACTAG
- the LOC112763877 gene encoding mitogen-activated protein kinase kinase kinase 20-like: MSVKGLSHIHHKGLVHCDLKPENILVFPSLDKEIANYQLKIMDFELSKTKEEEADVELWKSKPRGTLSYLSPEAFFGHIDAPMDIWALGCIVIEMLTGLPAWGESVLHEEYLGYLVEHFGESPKKPQGIDFFCYDFLENCFMKDPSKRWTADMLFGPDGYAIGFLGSGRLLLLEGFAKKELDSGGIRK; this comes from the exons ATGAGTGTTAAAGGGCTTTCGCATATTCATCACAAAGGACTCGTCCACTGTGACCTCAAGCCGGAGAACATTCTTGTGTTTCCTTCATTGGATAAAGAGATTGCAAACTATCAATTGAAGATCATGGATTTTGAATTATCGAAGACCAAAGAGGAGGAAGCAGATGTTGAGTTGTGGAAGTCCAAGCCTAGAGGTACGCTGTCATACTTGTCGCCAGAAGCGTTTTTCGGTCATATTGATGCTCCGATGGATATATGGGCACTTGGTTGCATAGTGATTGAAATGCTCACTGGATTGCCTGCCTGGGGTGAGAGTGTTTTGCATGAGGAGTATTTGGGGTACTTGGTTGAGCATTTTGGAGAATCACCCAAGAAGCCGCAAGGAATCGATTTTTTCTGTTATGATTTTCTGGAAAATTGCTTTATGAAGGATCCTAGCAAGAGGTGGACTGCTGACATGCTTTTTG GGCCTGATGGCTATGCCATAGGGTTTCTTGGGTCAGGCCGTCTTCTTCTCCTTGAAGGCTTTGCCAAAAAGGAGTTGGATTCGGGCGGTATTAGGAAATAA
- the LOC140180744 gene encoding mitogen-activated protein kinase kinase kinase 17-like yields MSDLQWKKLKVLGAGSYGTVYLAIVVDEQTPYQSFIVVKSSIPKLAFSLKKEEQIFKSVWKDDLIHKKPLPETEVSVYARMSVKGLSHIHHKGLVHCDLKPENILVFPSLDKEIANYQLKITDFELSKTKEEEADVEL; encoded by the exons ATGAGTGATTTACAATGGAAGAAGCTTAAGGTCTTGGGAGCCGGTTCTTATGGCACTGTTTATCTTGCCATTGTTGTTGATGAACAAACACCGTATCAGAGCTTCATTGTTGTGAAGAGCTCTATTCCCAAATTGGCATTTTCACTAAAGAAAGAAGAACAGATTTTTAAATCAGTTTGGAAAG ATGACTTGATCCACAAGAAACCTCTCCCGGAGACCGAGGTGAGTGTCTATGCACGCATGAGTGTTAAAGGGCTTTCGCATATTCATCACAAAGGACTCGTCCACTGTGACCTCAAGCCGGAGAACATTCTTGTGTTTCCTTCATTGGATAAAGAGATTGCAAACTATCAATTGAAGATCACGGATTTTGAATTATCGAAGACCAAAGAGGAGGAAGCAGATGTTGAGTTGTGA